GCTGGAGCTGTCGCATCTCGCTTTCCCGTTCGAGGCGGTCGAACGCGCCGGTCGCGACGAGCGCCAGCAGCTCCACGAGCGCGACGTCGTCCTCGTCGAACGCGTCGGTTTCGAGCGCGCCGACCCCGAGGACCCCGTGGTCGCCGAGCGGGACGAACATCGCCGACTCGATCGTGTCGTAGTCGAATTCGGGATGCTCGCTCACGTCAGAGACGAGCTTGGGCGTGCCCGACTGGAACGCCTCCCCGGGGAGTCCCTCGTCGTCGTCGTAGACCGGCAGATCGTCGACGTACTCGCTGGCCTGGGGCGAGATCTTGGCCGCCGGGAGCGTCCCGGCGTCGGGGTCGTGGAGTCGAACGGAGTTGAGCCCGTAGCCGAAGACGGCGTCGGTCCCCCCGACGATCGCGTCGAGGAGGTCCTCGACCGTGCCGGCGCGGATCAGCTGCTGGGCGGCCCGGAGCAGCCGACCGAGCGTCTGTTCGCGCTCTTTCCGCTCTGTGATGTCCTGGGCGGCCCCGCGGATCCGCACCACCTCGCCGTCCTCGACGACGGGGATTCCCTGCACGCGGAGCCACCGGAGTTGGTTCTCCGACTTCCAGAAGCGAAGCTCCACGTCGAAGGACGCCGCGGCGGTCGTCGCCTCCTCGACCGCGTTCTCGATGATCGGCCGGTCGTCCTCGTGGTAGACGTCGAGGGCCTCGTCGAGGGGCGGCTCCTCGTCGGCCTCGACGCCCAGGAGCTCGAAGAGGTAGTCCGTCCAGAACACTTCCTCGCCGTCGGTGGAGATCTCCCAGCCGCCGACGTTGGCGATCCGCTCGGTCTGGTCCAGGAGGTCGTGGAAGCGTTCGAGCTCCCGCTCGTGTTCCTTCCGGGCGGTGACGTCGGTGAAGTACACGGAGATGCCGTCGGAGTCGGGGTAGGCCCGGACCTCGAACCAGACGTCGAGCGGCGGGTAGTACTCCTCGAAGGAGACGGACTCCTGTTCTTCGAGGGCGCGGTGGTACTCATTGTAGAACGTGGTGTCGACCGCCTCGGGGACCTCGTCCCAGAGGTGGCGACCGATCAGTTCCGCGTCCTCGTAGTCGGCCTCCATCGCCCCCCTGAGGACGTCCGCGCCCGCCTCGTTGACGTAGGTGACGCGCCACTCGTCGTCGAGCGCGAAGAACGCGTCGTCGACGCGCTCTAAGGTCTGTTCCATCTGCGATTGGCTCTGTTCGAGGTCGCTCCGGTACCGCCGCTCTTCGAGCCCCCGGCGGAGCCACTGGGCCATAATGTCGATCAGGGTCCGCTCCGCCTCGGAGAACGGCTCTATGCGCGGGGACTCGTCGGCGAAGCAGAGCGTCCCGTAGAGCTCGCCGTCGACGACGATCTCGTCGCCGAGGTAGCACTCGAAGCCGACTTCCTGATAGAGGGAGGGGTCGGGGAGCTCCTCGCGGGCGTGTGTGACGCCGAAGGGCGACTCCGAGTCGACCGTAAAGCGGCAGTAAGTGTTCGCCAGTTCGGTCTTGAGGCCGGGCCGGACGAGGTCGTGGTCAGCCTGGGCGTGGACGATCTCGAACTCGCCTGTGTCCTCGTCGATCCGCGAAAGGTACGCGATGTCGAGCCCGAGGCGGTCCCGCCCGAGTTCGAGCAGGCGCTCTACCTGCTCGTCGAAGGCGAGGTCGGGGTCGGCGGTGATCTCGTTGAGGCGCTGGAGGGTCTCCCGGCTCTCGCGGAGCGCGGCCTCCCGCTCTTTGCGTGCGGTGATGTCGCGCACGAACGCCAGCACGCGCTCGGCGCCGCCGATCTCGACCGGCTTGTGCTGGACCTCGACCCACTGGCCGCCGCCGTCGTCGTCGTCGCTCCGGACCAGCCACTCGGCGGTGTGGCCGCCCGTCTCGGACGCGGACGCGATCAGTTTGTGGGCCTCCGCTTCGGAGTAGCCGCCGCGCTCGACGAGGACGTCCACGTACGTGAGCGTCGCCTCGCGGTCGGGGTCGTAGCCGAGCATCCGGAAGAAGCGGTCGTTGGCCTCCAGGATGGTCCCGGCGGCGTCGTGGACGACGATCCCGTCCGTGGCCGCCTCGAAGATCTGTTCGTACTTTCCTCGGTCGCGCGTCTGGGTCGCGATCGAACGGATGCGGTTGATCGCGACCGGCCCGTTGATCCGTCCGTCGGTGAGCGTGACGACGTCGGTGGCGGCGCCGGAGACCGTCCCGGCCGCGTCGGCGTCGGTTGCGAGGAGGATCGGCACCTCGGGCCGGACCTCCCGCAGTTCCGTGAGCACTTCGACGCCGTCGATCGCCGGCGGGCTGTGCCGACAGACGACGCAGTCGACGTGTTCGCTGGCGAGTCGCTCGCGGGCGGGATCGAGTCCGGAGACGGTGTCGATCGAGATGTCCCCCTCGATCGCCGGGGCGAGCTGGGAAGTGAGATCCAGGGTGTCTCCCGCGGGCGGGTCGACCACCAGGACGCGAATCCCGAGCTCGGGAGATCCGCTGGCTTTCATCTACCGTAAACTGACAAGAAGAGCTGATAAGCGTTCTGGGCCGGAGTCGTCGTGCGATTCGATAGCGGTCGTCGAAATCAGTCCGATCAGCCGGTCGGTCGCTCGTCCGGCGAGCCGGCGTCGTCTGGGGGGTCCGGACGCTGTGAGCGTCCGTCGACGGGCTTCGGCGACGCGGTGGCCTCGGCGGTCGCATTCTCGTCGAGCAGCCGCGGGAGCGCCGTGTTGGCGAAGGTCAGACCGACGACGAGGAGCATCGGCGCCAGGAAGAGCCCGTAGAAGCCCAGGACGACCGGTCCGAGCGTGTAGGCCAGCATCAGGAGGCCAACGTGGGTCTGCTCGCCGCTGAGGAGCGGCCGGAGGACGAGGTCGGGGATGGTGTCGACGACGACGACCGCGACGACGAAGAAGCCCGCCACGAACACGAGGTTCGTCGGGTCGCCCGAGAGCGCGATCCGGAGCGCGGTGGCGAGGGTCAGCGGGACGTAGACGATCTTCATCCCGACGACGGGGATCAGGCTCGCGATCCCGGTGAGCGCGCCCGCGAGCGCGGGGTAGGGGATCTCCGCGCCCGCGGGCACGAAGACGTTGTAGGCGCTGAACGAGCCGATCGCGATCAGCGCGATGGCGAGGACGTTCAGCAGATTGCCGAAGAGCACCTTCTCCAGTTCCCGGTCGACGGCTTCGAGGTACTCCCGGATGATGGCGCCGTCGTCGAACTGGAGGAGCCAGTCGCTGATCCGGTGGCCGTCCACCAGGAGGTAGTAGGTGACGATGGTGAGGACGAAGAGGTTCAAGAAGAAGTCCGAGATCAGCGTCGTCAGGAAGCTCGCGTGCTCGGTGGCGAAGTCGATGAAGGGCGCGAGATCGCCCGACTGGTACGCGTCGTAGAGCCCCTGGACCGTGAACTCGGGGATGTCGTTGACACCCGCGAACCACTCGAAGTTCTGGCTCGCGACATCGATGAGGGCGTACTGGTCGATGAAGGCCCGCGCCTCGACGACCAGGAGGATCGTCGCGTAGCTGATCAGCAAGATCAGGGGGATGGCCAGGGAGGCCATCACGATGGCCGCGCGGACGTTGGCGGGCAGCCGGAAGCGGCGGAGGGCGTGGTGGTAGCGGCGGGTCGAGTAGTACAGGAACACCGAGATCGTCAGCGGCGCGATGAACTGGTACGCCAGCGCGCCGATGACGGCGGTGACGAGGATACCGAAGAGGGCGACGACGAAGCGGTTCCCGTTCATACGATCGCACGTTCCCCGTATCGCTACTAAAACGTAAGCATATCACTGAGATACCACGTCCGGTCGGCGACAGATGTCGGTTCCCGAGCCGAACGCGTCAGTCCGGAGTAGAGCGGCTCGATTCGGCCGAACGTTAATTTTGGTGTGTAACGACACATCACACAATGGCGTCGTTCCGGCGGGCTAACGAAGAGCGGGTCAACGCCTTCCGGGTCGACGACCGGTACGTGTTCAAACACTACTTCGAGCAGGAGGCGGTGTTCGATCGGCTGCGACGGTACTACAACAATCACCAGTACCGCTTCGAGGTGCCGCCCGGGGAGTTCGACACGCTGCGCTCGTTCCTCTCGAACCACGGCTACGCCCTCGTGGTCGTCGAGGTTCCCGGGGAGTTCGTGGTCGCGGTCAGGAAGTACACCGAACACCCGGAGAACATCTTCAAGGAGTCGGTAATGCAGCGGAGCGTCCCCGACTACAACTGCTTCCTGATGACCGACCAAGAGGCCGTCGAGGCGGCGGTTCGGGACGGCGCGAGGCGGCTCGACGAGACCGACATCGAGAACCCGTTTTGAGGGTCGATACAAGCAGATATCGGATGCAAATCGCGCGTATTACGGTCCCTAGAGTTTAAACGGGGTTGTTGAACCCAAGTACACATTCACCACTCACCGATGAATTCGGGCTCGATCCCGACCTTATCGGCGAGTTCCATCGTATATCGTATTTTGTCGTCTGAACTCATATGTGTGAGCAAGTAGAAATCACCCGCTATCGGCTTAGATCCCTTCATATTATTCCCATTCGGATGCTCAGGCCTGTGATTGATCAAGGCCCGGTTCCCTCGTCCAGTTCCGGGGATATACGGAATATCAATTTCGTCAGTCAATTCCTCTTCTTGTATAAGGTACTCAACGGCGGAAGCGACGACTTCCGATTGTACATCACCGTTCACCCGCTGAATTTCATCTCCGTTTCGTAGAAATCGGATGACGTACTTTCTATCTTCTCGCCTCTTGTTCTGGTTCCCACCCGAGTCTCTGGAAGCTGTCACAGCCTCCCGATGAGTCTGTTCCTCCAACGAATCGATCAGATTATCTACGAAATTCTTCGCCTGGTCCTCGACCAATTGTGAGACCGAATTGCCCGCGACGTTCGTTACTACACGTGTTACATCCTCCGCGAGCGTTTCTTTGTTCTCTCGAAGTGATTGTACGGCCTCTTGTACTGCCTCAATCTTCTTGGCAATTTGTCGAGATTCACCCGAAGCGATCGAGTCGTGCGAGAGTGCTTTGAGAGGATGTTCATTGTTCGGTACGGTCTCGATACCGAATGCTGCAAGAGAGATTTCGTTCGGTCTAGTACTGGAGATATCACGACGGAATATCTCGAACTGGCGACCGTTCGAGAGCAGTCCCCAGTCAACGCCGACCTGTCGCATATAACTTTTCAACTGATTTTCGTGGCTTTGATCAAGAGGTGTATCACATCCCTTCGCCTCAACGAACACGACTGGCGCTCCTTCGAGTTTGAGTGCGTAATCGACTTTCTTCGTCCCGGATCCCATCTGCACAGAATACTCAAGTTCGACATCCGAAGAGAGAATATCCCAACCGAGAGTTTCGATCAGCGGTTCTATGACCTTCCGCTTGGTATTCTCTTCGTCCATCTGCGGCGAGTCCTCAATGAGATTGGAGGAGCGTTCCGCGTATTCGACCAACTCCTCACGAAGCATCATATATGCCGTAGTTCTCTGGAAGTCTGATAAAGATGGGGAGGAAAAGCGTTTCCCAGAGCAATCTTACTCACAGTCTTGTCCGTAATCAGCCCCCGGGAATGCAAAATTCGATCTAGTCGAAGCAGTTGTACGCGGGGCGAGCGGAGCGAGCCCCGCGCTCCTTTTTGGTCCAGATTTTTGCAAGGAGGGGTTCGCGAAGCGAACCCGACGCAGCAAAAAGGTGGAAGTGCGCTGGCTGGGATTTGAACCCAGGTTGTGACCATGGCAAGGTCACGTGATACCACTACACTACCAGCGCGTGGTGCGTTCGTCTGCATCCCAAGCGAGGTGAGATTGATAAATAAGACTTGCGAATCGGAGGGAAATCGGGCGATGGCGTGGGGCCGAATACCACGGGACGTGGGGCCACGAAACGGCCGCCAACGCGGGTGAGACGGCCTCACACGCCCCGCGAGCTTTCGCTACTCTTTTAGGCTCCCCTCCGGTATCGCTGGTACAGTCTAGACGTGACGCTGAAGGGACCGGTATGACGCTGACGGTACTCGTGCCGTCCTCGCTGGTCCGGGAAGCCGAGGACAAACGCGAGGCGACTCGCAAACTCGGCTACGTCGCCCGCGCGGCGACGGTGTTCCGGGCCGACCGCCTGGATGTCTTCCCCGACCGGGAAGGCGAACGGCGGTTCGGGGGCGAGTTCGTCGAAACGGTGCTGCGATACGCCGCCACGCCACCACATCTCCGAAAGGATCTGTGGGGGCGACGCGACGAACTCGAGTACGCCGGCGTGCTGCCGCCCCTCCGCGTCCCGTCTACGACCGGCTCCGAATCAGACGGTTCGGGGTCGTTAACACAGGGAATCGTGACCGAGGTCGGACCTGACGGCCGCGTCCGGGTCAATTGCGAACTGCAACACCCGATCTCGCTCCACGTGCCTCCGGGAATGGAGGTGCGGGAGGGAGAGCGCGTCGCCATCAGGATCTCTTCGCGAGAACCGGTCCGTGCGCGGATCGTCGACGAGCCCCTTCCGGGCTTCGACGTGTCCCGTACGGACCTCGAGGAAGCGCTCGGCCGCCCCGACGCGGGCGTCGCCATCGCGACGTCTCGCTTCGGGGAGGCGCTGACCACGACGTGGCTG
This is a stretch of genomic DNA from Halobellus sp. MBLA0158. It encodes these proteins:
- a CDS encoding PAS domain S-box protein, with translation MKASGSPELGIRVLVVDPPAGDTLDLTSQLAPAIEGDISIDTVSGLDPARERLASEHVDCVVCRHSPPAIDGVEVLTELREVRPEVPILLATDADAAGTVSGAATDVVTLTDGRINGPVAINRIRSIATQTRDRGKYEQIFEAATDGIVVHDAAGTILEANDRFFRMLGYDPDREATLTYVDVLVERGGYSEAEAHKLIASASETGGHTAEWLVRSDDDDGGGQWVEVQHKPVEIGGAERVLAFVRDITARKEREAALRESRETLQRLNEITADPDLAFDEQVERLLELGRDRLGLDIAYLSRIDEDTGEFEIVHAQADHDLVRPGLKTELANTYCRFTVDSESPFGVTHAREELPDPSLYQEVGFECYLGDEIVVDGELYGTLCFADESPRIEPFSEAERTLIDIMAQWLRRGLEERRYRSDLEQSQSQMEQTLERVDDAFFALDDEWRVTYVNEAGADVLRGAMEADYEDAELIGRHLWDEVPEAVDTTFYNEYHRALEEQESVSFEEYYPPLDVWFEVRAYPDSDGISVYFTDVTARKEHERELERFHDLLDQTERIANVGGWEISTDGEEVFWTDYLFELLGVEADEEPPLDEALDVYHEDDRPIIENAVEEATTAAASFDVELRFWKSENQLRWLRVQGIPVVEDGEVVRIRGAAQDITERKEREQTLGRLLRAAQQLIRAGTVEDLLDAIVGGTDAVFGYGLNSVRLHDPDAGTLPAAKISPQASEYVDDLPVYDDDEGLPGEAFQSGTPKLVSDVSEHPEFDYDTIESAMFVPLGDHGVLGVGALETDAFDEDDVALVELLALVATGAFDRLERESEMRQLQRIVAHVDEMGFLLDDEDRFTFVTGPFASYVGRDADALVGERLPDLLADADAETYRELDFGNTASERTTATLEVDIRTDDGIQPVELELSRTDPDGDAVTTAGVVTDISELAATRTDLAAERKRFQELFENLPDPVVEVTFRDGDPIVQYLNPAFTDVFGHESETVRGQNINDYIVPDREREDALSLDAQAMDGEQTRVEVQREAESGYRDFLLRVIPYPREEGMSAFAVYTDITDQKERERYLQVMHRVLRHNLRNDINVVLALAQQLRENIEDERLFDHATTLERNAQDIASLSEKAKEIERVIGQRGDETAAVDAAAHLRETVASFRESHPEASLELDVPEPLWVRANSDLKRAFQELIENAIEHNDGDAPRLRIDAERGDADLIRLRFSDDGPGIADTEWGVVTGKTNITQLTHGSGLGLWLVRWLVESFGGEIGREERGDGTTIVVSLRRERPDAPEPNAGTEQVTSED
- a CDS encoding AI-2E family transporter, which codes for MNGNRFVVALFGILVTAVIGALAYQFIAPLTISVFLYYSTRRYHHALRRFRLPANVRAAIVMASLAIPLILLISYATILLVVEARAFIDQYALIDVASQNFEWFAGVNDIPEFTVQGLYDAYQSGDLAPFIDFATEHASFLTTLISDFFLNLFVLTIVTYYLLVDGHRISDWLLQFDDGAIIREYLEAVDRELEKVLFGNLLNVLAIALIAIGSFSAYNVFVPAGAEIPYPALAGALTGIASLIPVVGMKIVYVPLTLATALRIALSGDPTNLVFVAGFFVVAVVVVDTIPDLVLRPLLSGEQTHVGLLMLAYTLGPVVLGFYGLFLAPMLLVVGLTFANTALPRLLDENATAEATASPKPVDGRSQRPDPPDDAGSPDERPTG
- a CDS encoding type I restriction enzyme HsdR N-terminal domain-containing protein produces the protein MMLREELVEYAERSSNLIEDSPQMDEENTKRKVIEPLIETLGWDILSSDVELEYSVQMGSGTKKVDYALKLEGAPVVFVEAKGCDTPLDQSHENQLKSYMRQVGVDWGLLSNGRQFEIFRRDISSTRPNEISLAAFGIETVPNNEHPLKALSHDSIASGESRQIAKKIEAVQEAVQSLRENKETLAEDVTRVVTNVAGNSVSQLVEDQAKNFVDNLIDSLEEQTHREAVTASRDSGGNQNKRREDRKYVIRFLRNGDEIQRVNGDVQSEVVASAVEYLIQEEELTDEIDIPYIPGTGRGNRALINHRPEHPNGNNMKGSKPIAGDFYLLTHMSSDDKIRYTMELADKVGIEPEFIGEW
- a CDS encoding putative RNA uridine N3 methyltransferase, coding for MTLTVLVPSSLVREAEDKREATRKLGYVARAATVFRADRLDVFPDREGERRFGGEFVETVLRYAATPPHLRKDLWGRRDELEYAGVLPPLRVPSTTGSESDGSGSLTQGIVTEVGPDGRVRVNCELQHPISLHVPPGMEVREGERVAIRISSREPVRARIVDEPLPGFDVSRTDLEEALGRPDAGVAIATSRFGEALTTTWLPQLASRIEREGATVAFGSPGRGLPEILGVDIDAEGPVEPADGPGFDLWLNTIPRQGSETVRTEEAMFASLASLTLTE